Part of the Pseudodesulfovibrio hydrargyri genome is shown below.
CATTCGGGCATCCCCAAGAGCACGGCGTACCTCCTGCTCAAGGAGATGCAGCAGCTCGGGCTGGTCTCGCAGGACGATCGGGGCAACTACCGGCTGTGGGTGCGGCTCATCGCCCTGGGCGAGCGCGCCTCGGGGCAGCTGGACATCCGCGACACGGCCAGGCCGCACCTGGAGGCGCTGATGAACCGCACCGGCCTGCTCTGTCATCTGGGCATCTTCGACGGGGACGCGGCCTACTACATTCTCAAGGTCGAGTCCCAGAGCACCATCAGCGTGCGTTCCTACGTGGGCAAGCGGTTGTCCCTGCACCGTTCCGGCGTGGGCAAGTGCCTGTTGGCCTGGCAGCCCGAGGCCGTGCGCAAGGCGATCATAGCGGGCACGGATTTCAGGCCGGTCACCCCGACCACCATCGTTTCGGCCGAGGCCCTGGAAGAGGAACTGGCCAAGATCCGGCGGGAGGGCTGGGGATTTGACAACGGCGAGGACGTCTCGGCGGTGCGCTGCGTGGCCGCGCCCGTGTTCGACGGGGCCGGCGGCGTGGCCGGGGCCATCTCCGTGGTCGGGACGTCCATGCAGCTGGGCGACGCCATGGTGGCGTCCGTGGCCGAGCGGGTGCAGGCCTGCGCCCGGGACATTTCAAGAGATTTGGGCTGGACGGAATCCTAGGCGCGCGCGGTGCGCGCCGGACGGGCCCCCGGTCCGGACAACCTGTTACAATGGAGGACCAAGATGATTCTTCCGAAGATCAAGGAAATCAGGGCCTACTACTGCGGCGGCGCCACGGCCAAGGCCGCCGGGGGCGGCGGCGATTACCACGACCAGGCCGGAGGGCACTGGATCGACGACCACATCGCCACGCCCATGAGCAAGTACAAGGCGTACGAGCAGTCCCGCCAGTCCTTCGGCATCAACGTGCTGGGCACGCTGATCGTCGAGGTGGAGGCGGACAACGGCGTGACCGGCTTCGCCATCTCCACCGGCGGCGAGATGGGCTGCTTCATGGTCGAGAAACACCTCAACCGGTTCATCGAAGGGCGCTGCGTCAGCGACATCAAGCTGATCCACGACCAGATGGTCAATGCGACCATGTACTACGCCGGTTCCGGCGGCATCGTCATGAACACCATCTCCTGCGTGGACCTGGCCCTGTGGGACCTGTTCGGCAAGGTGCTCGACACGCCGGTCTACAAGCTGCTCGGCGGCGCGGTGCGCGACGAGATCCGGTTCTACGCCACGGGCGCGCGTCCGGACGCGGCCAAGGAGATGGGCTTCATCGGCGGCAAGATGCCGACCCACTGGGGCCCGCACGACGGCGACGAGGGCATCCGCAAGGACGCGGCCATGGTCGCGGAGTACCGCGAGAAGTGCGGCCCGGACTTCTGGCTGATGCTCGACTGCTGGATGAGCCAGGACGTGAACTACGCGGTCAAGCTGGCCCACGCCTGCGCCC
Proteins encoded:
- the rhmD gene encoding L-rhamnonate dehydratase produces the protein MILPKIKEIRAYYCGGATAKAAGGGGDYHDQAGGHWIDDHIATPMSKYKAYEQSRQSFGINVLGTLIVEVEADNGVTGFAISTGGEMGCFMVEKHLNRFIEGRCVSDIKLIHDQMVNATMYYAGSGGIVMNTISCVDLALWDLFGKVLDTPVYKLLGGAVRDEIRFYATGARPDAAKEMGFIGGKMPTHWGPHDGDEGIRKDAAMVAEYREKCGPDFWLMLDCWMSQDVNYAVKLAHACAPYNLKWIEECFPPQQYDSYRELKRQAPAGMMVTTGEHHGTIQSFATLSETGVDIMQPDVGWCGGLTTLTEIAAIAKSRGQLVVPHGSSVYSHHAVITFTNTPFSEYLMTSPDCLEVRPQFHPLLVNEPVPENGRITKETLDKPGFGVELNRECDLVRPHTH
- a CDS encoding IclR family transcriptional regulator produces the protein MSTLQRAMAIMEYLSENGAAPASELIEHSGIPKSTAYLLLKEMQQLGLVSQDDRGNYRLWVRLIALGERASGQLDIRDTARPHLEALMNRTGLLCHLGIFDGDAAYYILKVESQSTISVRSYVGKRLSLHRSGVGKCLLAWQPEAVRKAIIAGTDFRPVTPTTIVSAEALEEELAKIRREGWGFDNGEDVSAVRCVAAPVFDGAGGVAGAISVVGTSMQLGDAMVASVAERVQACARDISRDLGWTES